In Danaus plexippus chromosome 8, MEX_DaPlex, whole genome shotgun sequence, the sequence ttattacctgTTAAGAATGGAGCTCTTTCTGCATCAAGTTTAACAAATCTGGTCTCTATATGTTTTTTAGCGAGAATCTTTAGATGCATATCAACAATACGACACCTGGGTGTGTCATTTCGATAGAAGTGACAGACAACATTTTCACTCTTATTACACACACCAAAAAACTCTTTTTCATTGTCAATCTCTGTGTATTCTCCATGACcctagaaataaaatgtatgtatttatcatAGTTTTAACTATGGTGATGATGAAAGTTGTTACAGTTTAATGTTATACAAAAGAACATACAATTGCAAGCCATTCCTGTTTTTGTTTAGCTCTCTGTTTCATTTCAGCGATCCTTTGCTGTCTAATAGCCTCCAAATCACTGTTGTCCATAGCATCTAAcctgttacattttttatgtaagatTTAGATTCAATTTTTAATGCTTCAATTAAAAggtatattctatttatataatcaaagcatgttgaaaatttattttagttcttACCTTTCAATCTCACTGTCAAGCTGTTTCTCAACATTCTGAGCAACATGATGTAAAATTTGCTCCATGCTGGTTATTTTTCCtgaaattttgaaaaagttGAAgtacaagtttatttttttattaatatcttaggGACAACCTCATgacttacaaaattattacgcATTCTTACAATTGTCCAGATGAAGTGGGTGGctagtaattaataacaacaaaaaaaaatcacagatgtttttcttattcaaCATATTTGGAAGATCTTAAATTGTTTAAGGAAAAATTAAGTACGTAGAGCTACAGAAGtggtgaaaaaatatttttgtccctgtttttgttaaattcattCCCATATATGaagaatattacaaaaataaatcaagatCAAGTCGATGACCTCATTCCGTAGGcgcttaaaacataaaaagcaGCAATTTACTTACCCTGTTTCTTTATtgaagtgtaataaaattaagtaatctTTAGGTAAAATACGATATAtgaatactaaatattgtgtttaataCAGATCTTTCATTTCAAATGAATTTCGCCGGACAGTGATTTGACGTTTTACGCTATTCCGTGAAGTTGACAATTGTTAACACCCTTGTCactttaatgtaaaatgtaacTTGCCAGTAATGGATTGTAAATTATCTAAAGAAGGAACATATTTTGAGCCCCTCAttgaaacaaacatattatagtatacattttaaacttgGAAATATTTCTCccattttgattattaaaaaaaaatgtaattaaaacaagGTTATAAactagtaatattttgtatatatttcacGAAACCGGTCATATGCCcatactataaattataaaacataatagtaATACTGAATGTAAAACTCCTATTATGAAGAACTTTTAAAATGGAATGTTTTCTTTAGAGGcagtaaacaaatttttaaagattatgttattatctttattatattaaagatttatgttcGTTAAGTGTTAGGACGTTACGACATTAAGTGAcccaataaatagaaaaaaccGATCCATATAGACACGCTAAATGTTACAGCAGTTGAATATGAGATATAATTGTTTAGGGGTAAAGGGCATAGCCGGATAAATATGGGAAATCTGCCCCCATGGCTTTTTTGACTCACACTCAGGTGATCGATTTGGtatcgaataaaaataatccacCTAAATTTTTAGCCCTTTAACTCAAACGGCTTTAGAGATTTTCGAAAAAACCTGTTTtttcgattttaattttatttttatactaaaattcgGAGTTAATCAatggtgattttttttcttattcttaGGAGtctaaaacatgaaaaaatcgTATGATCATAGTTTCTTAACGAAAAACCGATTTTTAACGAAGGACAGAAAAttacaatctttttttttttagcatttttgaaatatgtcAATCACCAAAACTCGTCAGAACATGTCTTTTATACCCCTCTAGATACAGGaattttttcagatttttGAAGTGGTGGAacaatgtcaaaaaaattaaaaactcatttttttccttaaatcCTGCGTTTTAACacgtttattgtttttttttgcttgaaaaatacgtaaaaaaatttttctttactcATAATTCATACAATTACATTCCTTTTCAAACATTTCTAATCATTTTACTAAACAACTATTACGTAAAGACTATAGTTTTCAAAATTCGCGCCAAGTTAGCGTTTTAGAACGTCATCTACTGGGATTTCTAGAATCTATCTTTTATGCCTTCTAAAGTTTCGTTTGTTCAGGTAACCTACAAATAATGTAATGTTTGTATTGAATAGCAATTACTCCGTTAATTAATTCAGTgcatttatattgaaacttttttcACGTTCCACGATCAAATAATACTGGAGTATAattgttgttgttattttatctcCTTTCATCATTGTAAGATATTGGTTTTCACCATTAAATAGTGTAACAGTTGTTTACATCTATTCAAGTAAGTgaaggtttattttattcgaattCCTATCCTATAATTGAAATCTTGATTTCAGAATGGATTTCGGTAAAAAATGCATaagttgtaatatatatttacgtaaaatagctggctttaaaaaagttattacgaCTCTTGATGAGGCTAATGATGCGACAGAAAAATTTGGAAAGCGTGTCTTCATAAAtgatacattttgtaataagtGTCGAGTTATTTTAACAAGACCACCTATCTTAAAGAACACCAAAGATTCATCTGCAGATCGAGTGAGTATCGAAAGCCAGCCTATTTTGACTCAAACATCATCCACTACTGTTTTGTCTGTATCATCATCTGAAGATCCTCCATATgttattgaagaaaaaaagaGCCTTTTTACATACTTTATGTTTCtgattttttatgtgtatcttttaaaaagatatatttttgacaaaaaaaaattttctaggtattttttgaaacaaaaaaaaagaaaaaagtgttAAAACGCAGgatttaaggaaaaaaatgagtttttaatttttttgacattgtTCCACCACTTcaaaaaatctgaaaaaattCCTGTATCTAGAGGGGTATAAAAGACATGTTCTGACGAGTTTTGGTGATTgacatatttcaaaaatgctaaaaaaaaagattgtaaTTTTCTGTCCTTCGTTAAAAATCGGCTTTTCATTAAGAAACTATGATCATAcgattttttcatgttttagaCTCCtaagaataagaaaaaaaatcaccatTTATTAACTCcgaattttagtataaaaataaaattaaaatcgaaaAAACAGGTTTTTTCGAAAATCTCGGAAGCCGTTTGAGTTAAAGGGCTAAAAATTTaggtgaattatttttattcgataCCAAATCGATCCCCTGAGTTTGAGTCAAAAAAGCCGTGGGGGCAGATTTCCCATATTTATCCGGCTATGCcctttaaagttatattaaaataatagaattccggactaataaaaaaatatactgctTCTAATAATATCCAGTTAATGACGTCTctgtgttaatataataaaattatatgttaaacattaaacaattattgAGTAAACTGTAATTCAGTTATTCGAAATATGTTAGaccagtataaaaaaataaatctttcctTCTCGAGAATTGTATAAAGCTACCATAGCTACTTTCACTGACTTGTGGATGAGATCGATTTTGATTTTAGTACTTAGGTACTTAAtatgattacaaaaaataacattaaaaaggcCATTAATTGGATAGTTACAATTTTTACAATCAGATAGTTTTAttgaggtggtagagcctagctgtggtaaaattactacagctcgaaaaGGGggtggctcgaccggggaagtaccaccctttcacaaaagatcggcgtgaagtagcctttagtggctgaatttcgtccgatgagtgagagagccggttgccctttccgtattcccaccctttcctgccatttccttattcctacacctcccttttcctcaacaatcaaggttggcaacgcatccacaacatctctgttgcg encodes:
- the LOC116775938 gene encoding thioredoxin domain-containing protein 9, translating into MEQILHHVAQNVEKQLDSEIERLDAMDNSDLEAIRQQRIAEMKQRAKQKQEWLAIGHGEYTEIDNEKEFFGVCNKSENVVCHFYRNDTPRCRIVDMHLKILAKKHIETRFVKLDAERAPFLTGRLKIRIIPTIGLVKSNKTKDFIVGFTDLGNRDDFSTDILEWRIARSEVIEYSGDLLVPPAEAKKQRALHIQSKKTIRGGNDSDSDIDFSD